One Lacticaseibacillus rhamnosus genomic window carries:
- the rsmD gene encoding 16S rRNA (guanine(966)-N(2))-methyltransferase RsmD: protein MRVISGTFRGLRLNAVPGNQTRPTADKVKESMFNMLGPYFDGGHALDLYAGTGALGIEAVSRGLTDAVLVDRQYAAIKTIHTNVALTKQAERFTVLKMSVTKAISHFAANHQQFELILMDPPYAQQHVLAQLAAFVSQQLVVPGGRVLVETGLDVDYPEVIPGYTKIRRQTYGVAQVLILERNEEDHD from the coding sequence ATGCGCGTCATTAGCGGTACATTTCGGGGGTTACGTTTAAATGCGGTACCGGGTAATCAAACGCGGCCAACCGCCGATAAGGTAAAGGAATCAATGTTTAACATGCTTGGCCCTTATTTTGATGGTGGGCATGCACTGGATTTGTATGCTGGCACCGGAGCGCTTGGCATCGAGGCCGTATCACGGGGGTTGACGGATGCAGTTTTGGTGGATCGGCAATATGCAGCGATCAAAACCATTCACACCAATGTTGCCCTGACTAAACAGGCAGAGCGCTTTACGGTTTTGAAAATGTCCGTGACGAAAGCGATTAGCCATTTTGCGGCCAATCACCAGCAGTTTGAGCTTATTTTGATGGATCCGCCGTATGCCCAGCAGCATGTTTTAGCACAATTAGCTGCGTTTGTCAGCCAACAATTAGTGGTGCCAGGCGGGCGGGTGTTAGTTGAAACCGGCTTGGATGTTGATTATCCTGAGGTCATCCCCGGATATACCAAAATACGGCGTCAGACCTATGGCGTTGCGCAGGTGCTTATTTTAGAGCGAAACGAGGAAGACCATGACTAA
- a CDS encoding YlbG family protein, translating into MFAMKQRQGLVVWVYSLKQLKTLRRYGTIMYVSRRLKYVYLYLDRDEIAATSHKLIKLRFVKRVEPSHRPELKTEFGDEIGKFKPTEEDLETKAKPQRHARLLTGEAKGDQHARH; encoded by the coding sequence ATGTTTGCAATGAAACAGCGGCAAGGTTTAGTCGTTTGGGTCTATTCACTTAAGCAATTAAAGACCTTGCGCCGTTATGGCACCATTATGTACGTTTCGCGGCGGTTAAAATACGTTTATTTATATCTGGATCGGGATGAAATTGCAGCAACGAGTCACAAGCTTATAAAATTGCGGTTCGTTAAACGCGTTGAACCGTCACATCGGCCTGAGTTGAAAACAGAGTTCGGTGATGAAATTGGCAAATTCAAGCCGACTGAGGAAGATTTGGAAACCAAGGCGAAACCCCAACGACACGCCCGACTTTTAACCGGCGAGGCAAAAGGTGATCAACATGCGCGTCATTAG
- the coaD gene encoding pantetheine-phosphate adenylyltransferase has translation MTKKIAVFPGSFDPFTNGHLDTVLRASRLFDEVVVAAMTNTSKRALFSSDEKLALIEASTADIANVKAVAAPRRLTVEFARSIGARFIIRGIRNVADFGYEADIATVNHDLDQEIETVFLLADKQYDALSSTIIKEVAAFGGDIHRFVPAPVEKALYAKLGESHQAK, from the coding sequence ATGACTAAGAAAATTGCAGTATTTCCCGGCAGCTTTGACCCGTTTACAAATGGCCATTTAGACACGGTATTACGTGCCAGTCGCTTATTTGATGAGGTGGTTGTTGCGGCGATGACGAACACCAGTAAACGCGCGCTGTTTTCCAGTGATGAAAAACTCGCGCTGATCGAGGCCAGTACTGCTGATATAGCGAATGTTAAGGCAGTTGCGGCCCCTAGACGGTTGACAGTTGAATTTGCCCGTTCAATTGGCGCACGGTTTATCATCCGCGGCATCCGCAATGTTGCCGATTTTGGTTACGAAGCTGATATTGCCACGGTTAATCATGACTTGGATCAGGAAATCGAAACCGTCTTTTTGCTAGCAGACAAACAGTACGATGCCTTGTCTAGTACGATTATTAAGGAGGTCGCGGCGTTTGGGGGCGACATCCATCGATTCGTACCGGCACCGGTTGAAAAGGCCTTATATGCGAAACTAGGTGAGTCTCATCAAGCAAAGTAA